A window of the Yersinia rochesterensis genome harbors these coding sequences:
- a CDS encoding rod-binding protein, whose protein sequence is MIDAISKSAPVVPGSFTGELLPQDLEQAAVQFEAVFMRTLLAQMRKAAEALAADDDPFNSKQQRMMRDFYDDKLASTLASQRSSGIAHLLIQQLGGK, encoded by the coding sequence ATGATTGACGCAATAAGTAAATCAGCCCCGGTGGTGCCGGGGAGCTTTACCGGAGAGCTACTGCCACAAGATCTTGAGCAGGCCGCAGTGCAGTTTGAGGCGGTATTTATGCGCACCTTACTGGCGCAAATGCGCAAAGCGGCTGAAGCATTGGCTGCCGACGACGACCCATTTAACAGTAAACAGCAGCGCATGATGCGGGATTTTTATGATGACAAACTGGCCTCCACTCTGGCCTCGCAGCGCAGTAGTGGTATCGCTCATTTACTGATTCAGCAGTTAGGTGGGAAATAG